A region from the Microcella frigidaquae genome encodes:
- the mmsB gene encoding multiple monosaccharide ABC transporter permease — MSDTAVTTPAKKKPGFQLPPTLAHIVSDLGKNGIFLALIAVVVLFSITTNGILLRPQNISNLIVQNGYILILAIGMVLVIVAGHIDLSVGSIAAFIGAFSGVLIQELGFPWWLAIIGALVIGAVVGAWQGFWIAYVGIPAFIVTLAGMLIFRGLALITLGNSNIGSFPEEYRALGNGFISFAGPDAAIDVFTMVVGALAIVGLIVQQVRTRAGRIKYGQSVDPTVWFIAKMVFVAVGVGAFTYALATFKGIPVTLIVLAVLVMIYGIVANRTVFGRHIYAIGGNRRAAELSGVKTRSVDFWLFVNMGILAALAGLVFTARLNLAGPKAGDGFELEAISAAFIGGAAVQGGIGTISGAIIGGLIIGVLNNGMSIMGIGIEWQQAVKGLVLLLAVAFDVYNKRRAGASTSR; from the coding sequence ATGTCCGACACCGCAGTCACGACCCCGGCCAAGAAGAAGCCGGGCTTCCAGCTTCCGCCCACCCTCGCCCACATCGTGAGCGACCTGGGCAAGAACGGCATCTTCCTGGCGCTCATCGCCGTCGTGGTGCTGTTCTCGATCACGACGAACGGCATCCTCCTCCGCCCGCAGAACATCTCGAACCTGATCGTGCAGAACGGGTACATCCTGATCCTCGCGATCGGCATGGTGCTCGTGATCGTGGCGGGCCACATCGACCTGTCGGTCGGCTCGATCGCCGCGTTCATCGGGGCGTTCTCGGGTGTGCTTATTCAGGAACTGGGCTTTCCGTGGTGGCTCGCCATCATCGGCGCGCTCGTCATCGGCGCGGTCGTCGGGGCCTGGCAGGGCTTCTGGATCGCCTATGTGGGCATCCCCGCCTTCATCGTGACGTTGGCGGGCATGCTCATCTTCCGCGGCCTCGCCCTCATCACGCTCGGCAACTCGAACATCGGGTCGTTCCCGGAGGAGTACCGCGCGCTCGGCAACGGCTTCATCTCCTTCGCGGGGCCGGACGCGGCGATCGACGTCTTCACGATGGTCGTGGGCGCCCTGGCGATCGTCGGCCTCATCGTGCAGCAGGTGCGCACGCGCGCCGGGCGCATCAAGTACGGCCAGTCGGTCGACCCGACCGTGTGGTTCATCGCGAAGATGGTGTTCGTCGCGGTCGGCGTCGGCGCGTTCACCTACGCGCTCGCCACCTTCAAGGGCATCCCGGTCACGCTCATCGTCCTCGCCGTGCTCGTCATGATCTACGGCATCGTCGCCAACCGCACGGTCTTCGGCCGCCACATCTACGCGATCGGCGGCAACCGCCGCGCCGCGGAGCTGTCGGGCGTCAAGACCCGCTCGGTCGATTTCTGGCTGTTCGTCAACATGGGCATCCTGGCCGCGCTCGCCGGCCTGGTGTTCACCGCCCGCCTCAACCTGGCCGGCCCGAAGGCCGGTGACGGCTTCGAGCTCGAGGCCATCTCGGCCGCCTTCATCGGTGGCGCGGCGGTGCAGGGCGGTATCGGCACGATCTCGGGCGCCATCATCGGTGGTCTCATCATCGGCGTGCTCAACAACGGCATGTCGATCATGGGCATCGGCATCGAGTGGCAGCAGGCCGTCAAGGGCCTCGTTCTGCTGCTCGCCGTGGCGTTCGACGTGTACAACAAGCGCCGTGCGGGGGCCAGCACCTCGCGCTGA
- a CDS encoding Bcr/CflA family efflux MFS transporter, translated as MSSVVHPGDLLTRRQRALYVIVLGALTALGPFTIDLYLPAFPQVEADLAVSTAVIQLTLTATTIGFAFGQLLVGPWSDAVGRRLPLILATSLHVVASLGVALAPDVTWLMVFRVLQGFGAAAGGVVAMATVRDLFGGYPLVRMLSRLSLVNGLAPILAPVIGSQLLLVMPWRGLFVVLAAYGVVIVVAASLLIVETLPPERRVTAGHATIGDRYRALFSDRIFLGVAVIGGMSFSGLFAYLSASPFLFQEVYGLDPQGYGLLFAMNSIGVVAGVQVSSRLARRIPPQWILAVSTLVLLGSSMAIIVLDLAGAGFWGTVVPLWFFITACGFGFPMVQALALVNHGSEAGTAASLLGAMNFGLAGLLSPIVGLFGITSAVPMGSVMAATSVVSIVSLWLIVRPRTVPPLER; from the coding sequence GTGTCGTCCGTCGTGCACCCCGGAGACCTGCTCACCCGCCGCCAGCGGGCCCTCTACGTCATCGTGCTCGGAGCGCTGACCGCACTCGGCCCCTTCACGATCGACCTGTACCTCCCCGCCTTCCCCCAGGTGGAGGCCGATCTCGCCGTCTCGACGGCGGTGATCCAGCTGACGCTCACGGCCACGACGATCGGCTTCGCCTTCGGGCAGCTGCTGGTCGGCCCGTGGAGCGACGCGGTCGGACGCCGGCTGCCGCTCATCCTGGCCACGAGCCTGCACGTCGTCGCGAGCCTCGGCGTCGCGCTCGCCCCCGATGTGACCTGGCTGATGGTGTTCCGCGTGCTGCAGGGCTTCGGCGCGGCCGCGGGCGGCGTGGTCGCGATGGCGACCGTGCGCGACCTCTTCGGCGGCTATCCGCTTGTGCGGATGCTCTCGCGCCTGTCGCTCGTCAACGGTCTCGCCCCGATCCTGGCCCCGGTGATCGGCTCTCAGCTGCTGCTCGTGATGCCGTGGCGCGGCCTGTTCGTCGTGCTCGCGGCGTACGGGGTCGTCATCGTCGTCGCGGCGAGCCTGCTGATCGTCGAGACGCTCCCGCCCGAGCGGCGGGTCACGGCTGGGCACGCCACGATCGGCGACCGCTACCGCGCGTTGTTCTCCGACCGCATCTTCCTGGGCGTCGCGGTCATCGGCGGGATGTCCTTCTCGGGTCTGTTCGCCTACCTCTCGGCCTCGCCGTTCTTGTTCCAGGAGGTCTACGGCCTCGACCCGCAGGGCTACGGACTGCTCTTCGCGATGAACTCGATCGGCGTGGTCGCGGGGGTGCAGGTCAGCTCGCGGCTTGCGCGCCGCATCCCCCCGCAATGGATTCTGGCGGTGTCGACGCTCGTGCTTCTGGGCAGCTCGATGGCGATCATCGTGCTCGACCTGGCCGGCGCGGGTTTCTGGGGCACGGTCGTGCCGCTGTGGTTCTTCATCACCGCCTGCGGCTTCGGGTTCCCGATGGTGCAGGCGCTCGCGTTGGTCAACCACGGCAGCGAGGCGGGCACCGCGGCCTCGCTGCTGGGGGCGATGAACTTCGGGCTCGCCGGGCTGCTCTCGCCGATCGTCGGTCTGTTCGGCATCACGAGCGCCGTGCCGATGGGATCCGTCATGGCCGCGACGTCGGTCGTGTCGATCGTGAGCCTGTGGCTTATCGTGCGGCCGCGCACGGTTCCGCCGCTCGAGCGCTGA
- a CDS encoding saccharopine dehydrogenase family protein, whose product MRILLVGAGGVGDAIAKIAARRSFFETIIVSDYDIARAERTIAWIEAKHGPQGDRFVAAQIDASDAAVVERVAREHRATHVMNAVEPKFVMPIFRGAIAAGADYMDMAMSLSVPHPSQPYELTGVKLGDEQFAVAEEWEKAGRLALVGMGVEPGLSDVFARYAVDHLFREVDELGTRDGANLVVRDDEGNEIFAPSFSIWTTIEECLNPPVIWEKGRGWFTTPPFSEPEVFDFPEGIGPVECVNVEHEEVLLMPRWLEAKRVTFKYGLGDEFIGTLKTLNQLGLDKTEPIRVRSKSGPVEVAPRDVVAAGLPDPATLGPRMTGKTCAGLWVTGTGVDGQPRAVYLYHVSDNEWTMAEYESQCVVWQTALNPVIALELLATGAWSGAGVLGPEAFDAQPFLDLMARPEAEGGYGQAWGLEERSPVVA is encoded by the coding sequence ATGAGGATTCTGCTTGTCGGCGCCGGAGGCGTCGGAGACGCCATCGCAAAGATTGCCGCCCGCCGCTCGTTCTTCGAGACGATCATCGTCAGCGACTACGACATCGCCCGCGCCGAGCGCACCATCGCCTGGATCGAGGCCAAGCACGGCCCACAGGGTGACCGCTTCGTCGCCGCGCAGATCGACGCCTCCGACGCCGCCGTCGTCGAGCGCGTCGCGCGCGAGCATCGGGCCACGCACGTCATGAACGCCGTTGAGCCGAAGTTCGTCATGCCGATCTTCCGCGGGGCGATCGCCGCCGGCGCCGACTACATGGACATGGCGATGAGCCTCTCGGTGCCGCACCCCTCGCAGCCCTACGAGCTGACCGGTGTGAAGCTCGGCGACGAGCAGTTCGCCGTCGCCGAGGAGTGGGAGAAGGCGGGTCGCCTCGCGCTCGTCGGCATGGGCGTCGAGCCCGGGCTCAGCGACGTGTTCGCGCGCTACGCCGTCGACCACCTGTTCCGCGAGGTCGACGAGCTCGGCACGCGCGACGGCGCCAACCTCGTCGTGCGCGACGACGAGGGCAACGAGATCTTCGCCCCCTCGTTCTCGATCTGGACGACCATCGAGGAGTGCCTCAACCCGCCGGTGATCTGGGAGAAGGGCCGCGGCTGGTTCACCACCCCGCCGTTCAGCGAGCCCGAGGTCTTCGACTTTCCCGAGGGAATCGGCCCGGTCGAGTGCGTCAACGTCGAGCACGAGGAGGTGCTGCTGATGCCGCGCTGGCTCGAGGCCAAGCGCGTGACCTTCAAGTACGGCCTCGGCGACGAGTTCATCGGCACTCTCAAGACCCTCAACCAGCTCGGCCTCGACAAGACCGAGCCGATTCGGGTGCGGTCGAAGAGCGGCCCCGTCGAGGTCGCGCCCCGCGACGTCGTCGCGGCCGGTCTGCCCGACCCGGCCACCCTCGGCCCGCGGATGACCGGCAAGACCTGCGCCGGCCTCTGGGTGACCGGCACCGGGGTCGACGGCCAGCCCCGCGCGGTGTACCTGTACCACGTCTCCGACAACGAGTGGACGATGGCCGAGTACGAGAGCCAGTGCGTTGTGTGGCAGACCGCGCTCAATCCCGTCATCGCGCTCGAGCTACTCGCCACGGGCGCGTGGAGCGGCGCCGGCGTGCTGGGCCCGGAGGCTTTCGATGCGCAGCCCTTCCTCGACCTCATGGCGCGCCCCGAGGCCGAGGGCGGCTACGGGCAGGCCTGGGGTCTCGAGGAGCGCTCTCCCGTGGTGGCCTGA
- the pta gene encoding phosphate acetyltransferase codes for MSRSIYVTSAEGNSGKSTIALGLVDSLSHRVKRVGVFRPVARSSEERDYVLDVLLAHDGVDLSYDECVGVGYDAVHADPEAALAVIVERYHAVAQRSDAVVIVGSDYTDVSSPTELSFNARIAANLGAPVLLVIGGRESGSTGGRGLDESGPRSADDMRRVAEVAVAELQHEHAQLLGIIANRADPGALDAIVAAVQTVAPEALVASIPEDPYLIAPTVDAVVQAVGGTVVRGDPALLQREVLGAVVAGMSMENVLPRLTEGAVVLIPGDRSEVLLAVLMAHASETFPSLAAIILYGGFETPDAVQSLVDGLDPSLPIVRAESGTYDTVRAIMSARGRLAADSQRKYDTALALWERHIDAEALMNRLDVTRAGAVTPLMFEFDLLERARGDRKHIVLPEGDDDRVLRAAGTLLQRGVCELTILGDEQSVRARAAELGLDLSGARILSPLDEQHRHRFAEEYARLRAHKGVTYETARDVVTDVSYFGTMMVHLGLADGMVSGAAHTTAHTIRPSFEIIKTDPGVSVVSSVFFMCLADRVLVYGDCAVIPDPTAEQLADIAISSAATAAQFAIEPRVAMLSYSTGDSGAGDDVEKVRAATQLVRERAPELLVDGPMQYDAAAEPSVAASKMPGSPVAGRATVFVFPDLNTGNNTYKAVQRSAGAVAVGPVLQGLRKPVNDLSRGALVSDIVNTVAITAIQAQRTPPPPTMPISTIGGTA; via the coding sequence ATGTCGCGCAGCATCTACGTCACCTCCGCCGAGGGCAACTCGGGCAAGTCGACCATCGCTCTCGGGCTCGTCGACTCACTCAGTCATCGCGTGAAGCGGGTGGGGGTGTTCCGGCCCGTCGCGCGGTCGAGCGAGGAGCGGGATTACGTTCTCGACGTGCTGCTCGCGCACGACGGCGTCGACCTCTCCTACGACGAGTGCGTGGGCGTCGGCTACGACGCGGTGCACGCCGACCCGGAGGCGGCGCTCGCCGTGATCGTCGAGCGCTACCACGCGGTGGCGCAGCGCAGCGACGCGGTCGTCATCGTCGGCAGCGACTACACCGACGTGTCGAGCCCGACCGAGCTCTCGTTCAATGCGCGCATCGCCGCCAACCTGGGCGCTCCGGTGCTGCTGGTGATCGGCGGGCGCGAGAGCGGGTCGACGGGCGGCCGCGGGCTCGACGAGTCGGGGCCGCGCTCGGCCGACGACATGCGCCGGGTCGCCGAGGTGGCGGTCGCCGAGCTGCAGCACGAGCACGCGCAGCTGCTCGGCATCATCGCGAACCGGGCAGACCCCGGGGCGCTCGACGCCATCGTCGCGGCCGTGCAGACCGTGGCCCCCGAGGCGCTCGTGGCGAGCATCCCGGAGGACCCGTACCTGATCGCCCCGACCGTCGACGCGGTCGTGCAGGCGGTCGGTGGCACCGTCGTGCGCGGCGACCCTGCCCTGCTGCAGCGCGAGGTGCTGGGTGCGGTCGTCGCCGGCATGTCGATGGAGAACGTGCTGCCGCGCCTCACCGAGGGCGCTGTCGTGCTCATTCCGGGCGACCGCAGCGAGGTGCTGCTGGCCGTGCTCATGGCGCATGCCAGCGAGACGTTCCCGAGCCTGGCGGCGATCATCCTCTACGGCGGGTTCGAGACCCCGGATGCGGTGCAGAGCCTCGTCGACGGGCTCGACCCGAGCCTGCCGATCGTGCGGGCCGAGTCGGGCACCTACGACACCGTGCGCGCCATCATGAGCGCCCGGGGTCGGCTGGCCGCTGACAGCCAGCGCAAGTACGACACGGCACTGGCGCTGTGGGAGCGCCACATCGACGCCGAGGCGCTCATGAACCGTCTCGATGTGACGCGGGCCGGCGCCGTGACGCCCCTCATGTTCGAGTTCGACCTGCTCGAGCGGGCGCGCGGCGACCGCAAGCACATCGTGCTGCCGGAGGGCGACGATGACCGCGTGCTGCGCGCGGCCGGCACCCTGCTGCAGCGCGGGGTGTGCGAGCTGACGATTCTCGGGGACGAGCAGTCCGTGCGGGCGCGCGCCGCCGAGCTCGGGCTCGACCTGTCGGGGGCGCGCATCCTGTCGCCGCTCGATGAGCAGCACCGGCACCGCTTCGCGGAGGAGTACGCGCGGCTGCGGGCCCACAAGGGCGTCACCTACGAGACCGCGCGCGATGTCGTCACCGACGTCAGCTACTTCGGCACGATGATGGTGCACCTCGGGCTCGCCGACGGCATGGTGTCGGGGGCGGCGCACACGACGGCGCACACGATCCGCCCGAGCTTCGAGATCATCAAGACCGACCCGGGCGTCTCCGTCGTGTCGAGCGTGTTCTTCATGTGCCTCGCCGACCGCGTGCTCGTCTACGGCGACTGCGCGGTGATTCCCGACCCGACCGCCGAGCAGCTCGCCGACATCGCGATCTCGTCGGCGGCGACGGCGGCGCAGTTCGCGATCGAGCCGCGCGTGGCGATGCTGTCGTACTCGACCGGCGACTCGGGCGCGGGTGACGACGTCGAGAAGGTGCGCGCGGCGACCCAGCTGGTGCGCGAGCGGGCGCCCGAACTGCTGGTCGACGGGCCGATGCAGTACGACGCGGCGGCCGAGCCGAGCGTCGCGGCCTCGAAGATGCCGGGCTCGCCCGTGGCCGGCCGCGCGACCGTGTTCGTCTTCCCCGACCTCAACACCGGCAACAACACCTATAAGGCAGTGCAGCGCTCGGCGGGCGCCGTCGCCGTCGGGCCGGTGCTGCAGGGTCTGCGCAAGCCCGTCAACGACCTCAGCCGCGGCGCTCTCGTGAGCGACATCGTCAACACGGTCGCCATCACCGCGATCCAGGCGCAGCGCACGCCCCCGCCGCCGACCATGCCGATCTCGACCATCGGGGGCACGGCGTAG
- a CDS encoding acetate/propionate family kinase, with translation MRVFVVNSGSSSIKYQLIDVASEQVVLAGMLERIGQRDTDGQPAGDAADHTAGMMLVLERLGAEAGTIAAVGHRVVHGGDVFTAPVVIDAEVEASIQAVSALAPLHNPANLAGIRAARAALPGVPHVAVFDTAFHQTMPPAAAIYAIDRAVAAEHGVRRYGFHGTSHQFVAVRAAALLGRPLAELKLIVLHLGNGASATAIDGGRSIDTSMGLTPLAGLVMGTRSGDLDPGALLHLLRSGLSIDELDRLLNSRSGLLGLAGSSDMRDVRAAAESGDADAERALAVWAHRIRHYVGAYLAQLGGLDAVVFTAGVGENAPALRARALAGLEHLGLALDAARNESPSRDARVISPEGSRVAVLVVPTNEELAIAQAAAALVA, from the coding sequence GTGCGCGTCTTCGTCGTCAACTCGGGGTCGAGCTCGATCAAGTACCAGCTCATCGACGTCGCGAGCGAGCAGGTGGTGCTGGCGGGGATGCTCGAGCGCATCGGGCAGCGCGATACTGATGGGCAGCCGGCGGGCGACGCGGCTGACCACACGGCGGGCATGATGCTCGTGCTCGAGCGCCTCGGCGCCGAGGCGGGCACCATCGCCGCGGTCGGGCACCGCGTCGTGCACGGCGGCGACGTGTTCACGGCGCCCGTGGTGATCGACGCGGAGGTGGAGGCGAGCATCCAGGCGGTCAGCGCTCTCGCCCCGCTGCACAACCCGGCGAACCTCGCGGGAATCCGGGCCGCGCGCGCCGCGCTGCCCGGCGTGCCGCACGTCGCGGTGTTCGACACGGCCTTCCACCAGACGATGCCGCCCGCCGCCGCGATCTACGCGATCGACCGCGCCGTCGCGGCCGAGCACGGCGTGCGGCGCTACGGCTTCCACGGCACGAGCCACCAGTTCGTGGCCGTCCGGGCCGCGGCGCTGCTCGGGCGCCCGCTGGCCGAGCTCAAGCTCATCGTGCTGCACCTCGGCAACGGCGCCTCGGCGACGGCGATCGACGGCGGCCGCTCGATCGACACCTCGATGGGGCTCACCCCGCTCGCCGGGCTTGTCATGGGCACACGCTCGGGCGACCTCGACCCGGGGGCGCTGCTGCACCTGCTGCGCTCGGGGCTCTCCATCGATGAGCTGGACCGCCTGCTCAACAGCCGCAGCGGGCTGCTCGGTCTCGCCGGATCGTCCGACATGCGGGACGTGCGCGCGGCCGCCGAATCGGGCGATGCGGATGCGGAGCGCGCGCTCGCGGTCTGGGCGCACCGCATCCGGCACTACGTCGGGGCGTACCTCGCCCAGCTGGGCGGCCTCGACGCCGTGGTCTTCACGGCCGGCGTCGGAGAGAACGCGCCCGCGCTGCGCGCGCGGGCGCTGGCGGGGCTCGAGCACCTCGGGCTCGCGCTCGACGCCGCGCGCAACGAGTCGCCCTCGCGCGACGCTCGCGTCATCTCGCCGGAGGGCTCGCGCGTCGCCGTGCTCGTCGTGCCGACGAACGAGGAGCTCGCGATCGCGCAGGCCGCCGCCGCCCTCGTCGCCTGA
- a CDS encoding DNA polymerase III subunit gamma and tau, with protein sequence MVTALYRRYRPETFAELIGQSHVTDPLRAALRGDRVNHAYLFSGPRGCGKTTSARILARCLNCAEGPTDTPCGVCPSCVELSREGGGSLDVVEIDAASHNGVDDARDLRERAVFAPARDRYKIFILDEAHMVTPQGFNALLKIVEEPPEHVKFIFATTEPEKVIGTIRSRTHHYPFRLVPPAQLLEYVQQLCASENVTIEPGVLPLVVRAGGGSVRDTLSLLDQLMAGSDDATVTYERAVALLGYTHGALLDEVVTAIGARDAAAAFHAVDRVIQTGQDPRRFVDDLLERLRDLIVVQATADNAAEVLHGIPDADLQAMREQAAGFTPAELSRAADVVNKALTEMTGATSPRLHLELMTARVLVALGGEAAKTATPVSPTRAAASAPVPAAAPSAPEPLAAPPAPPEPVAAVPVAAVPAAAEPAAVEPAATQPAAPAEPLTLARVQEAWPAVLDAVQQHKRSSWTIVFATTPAALDDDVLTIAFPTEADAAAFKQRTAPADSVSEHVRAAIQQVLGVRVKFIVRVTPVTDAPAASPATPAATAPAEKPAAPKPAVASAPPKSAPAKPAATPPPSPAAAPVTDWVVAPIPTSTASASASPASASPASASPASASPASADSPSSAASAASPASSPETASAPPAAPAAVVHRAEVDGRQRYGEAVVREVLGATFLGEEILEPAVSVAGGAELPAEGIPDAAPAPRDPDQPSSADAPDPFRDEY encoded by the coding sequence GTGGTCACCGCCCTCTACCGCCGCTACCGGCCCGAGACGTTCGCCGAGCTCATCGGCCAGAGCCACGTGACCGACCCGCTGCGCGCCGCCCTCCGCGGAGACCGGGTGAACCACGCGTACCTGTTCAGCGGGCCGCGCGGCTGCGGCAAGACGACGTCGGCCCGCATCCTGGCCCGCTGCCTGAACTGCGCCGAGGGTCCGACCGACACCCCGTGCGGCGTGTGCCCGAGCTGCGTCGAGCTCAGCCGCGAGGGTGGCGGCTCACTCGACGTCGTCGAGATCGATGCCGCCAGCCACAACGGCGTCGACGATGCGCGCGATCTGCGCGAGCGCGCCGTGTTCGCCCCCGCACGCGACCGCTACAAGATCTTCATCCTCGACGAGGCGCACATGGTGACGCCGCAGGGCTTCAACGCGCTGCTGAAGATCGTGGAGGAGCCGCCGGAGCACGTGAAGTTCATCTTCGCGACGACCGAGCCCGAGAAGGTCATCGGCACCATCCGCTCGCGCACGCATCACTATCCGTTCCGGCTCGTGCCGCCCGCGCAGCTGCTCGAGTACGTGCAGCAGCTGTGCGCGAGCGAGAACGTCACGATCGAGCCCGGCGTGCTGCCGCTCGTCGTGCGGGCCGGCGGCGGCTCGGTGCGCGACACGCTCTCGCTGCTCGACCAGCTCATGGCGGGCTCGGATGACGCGACCGTCACCTACGAGCGCGCGGTCGCCCTGCTCGGTTACACGCACGGCGCCCTGCTCGACGAGGTCGTCACGGCGATTGGTGCGCGCGACGCCGCGGCCGCCTTCCACGCCGTCGACCGGGTCATCCAGACCGGGCAGGACCCTCGCCGGTTCGTCGATGATCTGCTCGAGCGCCTGCGCGACCTCATCGTCGTGCAGGCGACGGCCGACAACGCCGCCGAGGTGCTGCACGGCATCCCCGATGCCGACCTGCAGGCGATGCGCGAGCAGGCCGCCGGCTTCACGCCCGCCGAGCTGTCGCGCGCGGCCGACGTGGTCAACAAGGCTCTCACCGAGATGACCGGCGCGACCTCGCCGAGGCTGCACCTCGAGCTCATGACGGCGCGCGTGCTCGTCGCCCTCGGGGGCGAGGCCGCGAAGACCGCCACACCCGTGTCACCCACCCGGGCTGCCGCGTCAGCACCCGTGCCGGCGGCGGCGCCGTCGGCGCCCGAGCCCCTGGCCGCTCCGCCCGCTCCGCCCGAGCCCGTCGCGGCCGTGCCCGTCGCGGCCGTGCCCGCCGCGGCCGAGCCAGCCGCAGTCGAGCCGGCCGCAACCCAGCCCGCCGCTCCGGCCGAGCCCCTCACGCTCGCCCGTGTGCAGGAGGCCTGGCCCGCCGTGCTCGACGCGGTGCAGCAGCACAAGCGCAGCTCGTGGACCATCGTCTTCGCGACCACCCCCGCCGCCCTCGATGACGACGTGCTCACGATCGCCTTCCCGACCGAGGCCGACGCGGCCGCGTTCAAGCAGCGCACCGCCCCCGCCGACAGCGTCAGCGAGCACGTGCGCGCAGCGATCCAGCAGGTGCTCGGCGTGCGCGTCAAGTTCATCGTCCGGGTCACGCCGGTGACGGATGCTCCCGCCGCGTCGCCCGCCACCCCCGCCGCGACGGCGCCGGCCGAGAAGCCCGCCGCGCCGAAGCCCGCCGTCGCATCTGCCCCGCCGAAGTCCGCGCCGGCCAAGCCCGCCGCCACGCCGCCCCCCTCTCCCGCAGCCGCACCGGTCACCGACTGGGTCGTCGCGCCGATCCCGACGAGCACCGCATCGGCGTCTGCGAGCCCCGCGAGCGCCAGCCCGGCGTCTGCGAGCCCGGCGAGCGCCAGCCCGGCCAGCGCCGACAGCCCCAGCAGCGCTGCCAGTGCGGCCAGCCCCGCGAGCAGCCCCGAGACCGCATCCGCCCCGCCCGCCGCCCCCGCCGCGGTCGTGCATCGCGCCGAGGTCGATGGCCGTCAGCGCTACGGCGAGGCCGTGGTGCGCGAGGTGCTCGGCGCGACCTTCCTCGGCGAGGAGATCCTCGAGCCCGCGGTCAGCGTGGCCGGTGGGGCCGAGCTGCCCGCGGAGGGCATCCCCGACGCCGCCCCGGCGCCGCGCGATCCCGATCAGCCGTCGAGCGCCGATGCGCCCGACCCGTTCCGGGATGAGTACTGA
- the recR gene encoding recombination mediator RecR: protein MYDGIIQDLIDEFGRLPGIGPKSAQRIAFHILQTESFDVTRLSQLLIDVREKVRFCEICGNVAEEAQCSICRDPRRSPTSICVVEEAKDVVAIERTREFRGLYHVLGGAISPIDGIGPDDLRISQLLGRLRDGTVTEVIIATDPNLEGEATATYLSRLLVQPGLTVSRLASGLPVGGDLEYADEVTLGRAFEGRRTL from the coding sequence ATGTACGACGGCATCATCCAAGACCTGATCGATGAGTTCGGGCGCCTGCCCGGTATCGGGCCGAAGTCGGCGCAGCGCATCGCCTTCCACATTCTGCAGACCGAGTCGTTCGACGTCACCCGGCTGTCGCAGTTGCTCATCGACGTGCGCGAGAAGGTGCGCTTCTGCGAGATCTGCGGCAATGTCGCGGAAGAGGCGCAGTGCTCGATCTGCCGCGACCCGCGCCGCAGCCCCACGAGCATCTGCGTTGTCGAGGAGGCGAAAGACGTCGTCGCGATCGAGCGCACGCGCGAGTTCCGCGGGCTGTACCACGTGCTCGGCGGCGCGATCAGCCCGATCGACGGCATCGGCCCCGACGATCTGCGCATCAGCCAGTTGCTCGGCCGCCTGCGCGACGGCACCGTCACCGAGGTCATCATCGCCACCGACCCGAACCTCGAGGGCGAGGCCACGGCAACCTACCTCTCCCGTCTGCTCGTGCAGCCCGGGCTCACCGTCTCGCGGCTCGCGAGCGGCCTGCCCGTCGGCGGCGACCTCGAGTACGCCGACGAGGTCACGCTGGGCCGCGCGTTCGAGGGGCGCCGCACGCTCTGA